The genomic DNA AAATCCCCACTTCGCTTGTAACAAACTGCTATACGTTTCATTTTTTAATTGTCGGATGAAGCCTTGTTGTATTCTCGCTCCCAAGATGGTTTGATTTCTTTTAAAAAGGCCTTGCCCCAACATGAGTAGGACATAAACACCTAAAATAATCAGCAAACTAATCGTTTCAGGAATGCCTAAAAAAAATTTCGTTATCCAACTTAAAAAGGAGAGTTCCTCTGTGCTGACATCCATAATACCCGTCAGTCCAATCAACGGGATGACTAAGAAAATCCCTACACCATCTAATAAGCCGATGAACATCATACAAATAAGATTGATTACCAGTATTTTTCCTGAATATGTATATATTTGTTTCGTAAAGTACAAAAGATGTTTCAAAACCAGATCCTCCTATCGTAGGCCGTGATTTCATGGGGTCCCTATCTTAACGGCCACAAAGTTTCTTGGCATACACGATAAGACAGAACCTTATTTTTGTGGATAAAGGGTGAGGGATGTAGGAGGCAAAGGGAGAATAATCATTGCACGAAACGGCGGAATGAAAGTGAAAAGGAATAATATAAGCCACAAAACGATTATTCAATCTTTCCACTTTCCATTTCAGTTCCGTGGATTTCTTTAGCAAATTTTGCAACAACCGTAAATCTGTCCATCACCTCGGCACCTGAGATATAAAAAGGTCCACTGCGTAACCACGCATGTGCAATCATTCCTCCCTTTTCATCTCTTGCAGTACCGAGGTACAGCGTACTTTCGATCTTTCTTTTTTCAAGCATTTTCATGCCAGCGAATGCCTTGACTAGGCATTGACTCTCCCAAAAAGTATAGCGACTCATCAATTGAATTGCTTTCGAAACACGCGCTACCTCTCCTTCGTTCGAAGAAATCGACGTCAAAGAAGTCTCTTTCATTTGTTCGCCAAGGGAAGGTGCTACTTTAGAAAACGGAATGCTTTTCAGATAACGTCCCCTTGCCAACTGACAGTAAGCTTCCACAAGTAGCAATTTGGTTTTCCTATCTAATCTACTAAACGTACGAACACTTTTTAATAGGTTCATTGTTTCCTCCCTAGGGAAAATCATACATAACTTAGTTTTTGTTAACCAAACCTTCATCGAGCAACTGCGTCAAAAAGGAGATTACATGTTCTTCACACATTGCTTGCTCAACATCATAGCGAGAATGTAACGTAGTAACCAACTTTTCAACCGAAATCGGTTCCGTCATCAGTTCCCAAATCTCCCCACCCAATTCGCCAAGATTGTAATACTTTCCACTTTCAATACTTAACATCACTTTTTCCCCATCCATATCGCTTACGATATTTCCTGGTTGTTGACTAAACAAGGCATTCTTTACGTCAATTTGCTGAGTAATCATATAGCTTCTCCTCCTTCTCGATGGTTGTGAGTAGTAGATCTACTAACTCATTCGCTGTGAAACGTGCATTTGGTCGACTAATTCGATGTATATGTAGTTTGTTCATCATTTTAGAGGACACGTCAAAATGCCACTCCATTAAACCAGAACCTTGTAAAAAGAAGTTACGATAGGTGTGCGTAAGCAATGTATAAAATCGTTGCATCTTTTCAATCGGTTGAATGATAACCTCCTGATGGTCCCCTTTGACTAATTCAAATAGCCCGGCAAGTGGTATTGATTCAGTAGCAAATTGCGATTCAACAGGAATAGCAAATTTCGTATCCCTAACAAAAAGCGGTTGATAATTCGTTGATTCCATTCCGAATTGATCCAAACTTTCCAACCACAATTTTTGCTGGGGATAGGCCGGCGTAACAATTGGCACATTCTCATGATTCAACGTTACAGGTATCACATCATCACTCAACAGTTGATAGCCCTTTTGTAAAAATGCAGAAGCTAATGTAGATTTCCCCGCACCAGAGTCGCCTACGATGGCATAAGCCTTACCATTAATAGCAATTGCGCTACCATGTAAAGGAAGAATTTTCCTGTGCAATAAAATGACACCCATACACGTACCTAAAAGAAAGAGGCGGATTTGATCTTCGTCTGCCCCATCCATCGGAGATACCGTGATTTTACGCCCATCTTCCATCAAATAGATGGCTGTTTCCGGTATGATAAACATCAACCAATTTTCCTTTAGCACAAAATCTTGCTCGGTATTCGAATGCCTAGCCCATTCCGTAGAAAGATCAGCACGTTCAATCACAACATCGGCTGCATTCCCTTCCCCATAGTGCCGAGGTATTTCCGGTAAAGGAACTTCACTAGCAATCGTTAAGCCGAACGCTTTATAAACAGGATTAGTATTACTAAGCATATAAACGTCCCTTTCACTACCTAGTCTTCCAGCAACATAGATATTATTTTCGGGAAAATTGAACTGGTTTGTATCGCTTATCAAGCAAAAAGGTCCCCTATTATCCCCAAGATAATAGGGGGCCAATTCCTTGCCAACTACGGGATTTCATATGTATGAAATCCAAGCAGATTTGGATTGATAATGCGGATTTCACAAACAATCTTTTCCGATTAGCTAAACGTTAAATCCGGTTTACCAGTTCCACTCGGGAAAGCAGAATCTAGACGGTTCCCGTCCGCCCCAAGCATTGTCTGATTCACATCTAGCACTTCTAGTTCAGGTTTTTGCCATTCCATCTTCATATTTATCACCTCCTTTCAATTAAACTTTTTTAAGAATCGCTGAAGAATCAATGCACGCATTAAAAATTTATAACCGATATCCGTGTCATATTCGGCTTTTGGTTGCTGTTCCAGCGACGTCAAAGCCTCCTTCAGTGCATGTCCATCTACATATTCACGAATTCTATCGTCAGTACGAAGCTGCTGTGCTTCTTCTTTAAACGCCTCCCAATTCGGAAGCATCCGATGCACCCAATCCGCCCCTTGAACTCCTCGTACAAGCTGATTTAAACGTACCTTATCTGGTAAATAGTTTTTAGTCGCTCTTCTAATCAATAAACGATCTACCCCATTTTGTACGTATTGGCTTTCTGGCACAGATAAACAAAATTGAACAACACGCAAATCATTTGTTGGATCCCTTTTCCATAAGGCATAACGCAACGACAACTTCGAGGCCAGTGTACTACTAACATTCCATTGAAAGACATCTTCAAAGTGCTTTTTTCTTTCCAAGAAGATATCTGGTTTAGCATACCAACCAGTCTGATCCATGCCATACTTTTCAAAAGTAGGATACACACCCATCTTTTCAGCAAAACTCGGATTAATAAGATCTGGCACTTTATAAGGTGTATCTCCCGGAAAGATTCGATCTAAAATCGGGAATCCCATTTTCGCAATGACCTTCAATCTAGGTAATCGAGACCCGCCTACATTATTCCGATAGTCGAGTAATTCCCGATGGAGTCGAACCCACTGCATTTTTTTGAGCAGAAGTGAATAGTATTCTAAAGGAAATCCCCAAGATACCGTAAAATTTCCACGATCCCCATTCAACAATACTCGTACATCTTGTTCCTGTGCTTTTTCAAATATCCCTTTCAACCAGAATGAATTTTCGAAAAACTTATAAGGCATTTCAATCACATCGAGAAAGTCATCAATCTCAGAATAAGAATCTCTACCTTTAAAATCACAATAATGAGTAGTAATACCACCCACATAATCGGCGGTAGATGTAATATAAGGCCTCTCATCCGCTATTAAGTATCTAGGGGTAAAGTCTTCAAAATCTGCAGGGGGTATATAACTAAATGTATGAAACGGCTTATTTTCCTTTTGTAGCTTCTTCGCAGCAAACGCAACAACAGCACCTGAATCTAACCCTCCACTTAACTGCGAACCAACCTTTCCATGTGTCCTTAACCTCGCAGTCACAGCTTCTTGAAAAACATGCTGAAAAGCCTCGACATATTCCTCATTAGATTTTAATTTGAGTACCTTCCCTTTCGTTATATAAGAATATCGATTGAGTGTAATCTTATTTTTTTCTATCGTAATGCTATGCGATGGCGGTATTTGTTCGATATGTTGATAAGGCGTTATGGTAGAATCTACAGCATCTACCGTTCCAGCCAATGCCAGATACTGAGCCAACCATTGTTCATTCACCTTTTTTTCTACAAATGGTAAGACTAACAGCGGTTCTATGATAGTACAAAAAGCAAACCTATCATAACTTCTATGATAGTACAACGTTCGACTTCCCGAGAAATCCCTAGCCCCGAAAAGCCTTTGGTGTTTCTGATCCCAAATCATAAAAGCAAAATCACCTAGTAAAAACTTCGGGGTATCTTTTCCCCATTTATAATAAGCACGTAAAATAAGTTCACTGTCTGTAATCTGTTTTTGGTACGACGGATCGATTTGTAGCCTTTCAAATAACTCTTTCCGATTATCGATAATCGCATCTGCAGTAATGGCACACTGCCTTTCATAATCGTAAAACGGAAGCGGTTCTCCCACAGATTCAGGGGTAATCCATTGGGCATGACACCCCAAAAAAATAGAATCTAAGTGCCAGGTTTGAATCGCATCGGCCGGGTACTTCTGCAAAGCCTTCATCAAATCATGACCTGACTGGATATCTATTGGTTCGCCATTCATATGATAAATACCAGCTAGCGCACTCATATTCTCCCCCCTTCGATTAAGTAATACATTTTTCCCTATGTATCCTTTTAACTGATGCACATCAAATAACTTATGTGTAGTTTGTCGAAAAATCAGTATTAAAAACTGTAGTACTTTTCTGATTTATGTTACACCCATCGTATCTTTTTTCCAATTATAAGTCAACAAAAAGTAGAACTTTTATCATACTTTCTTTCGTCATTTTTCCTCAAAATATATAGACGTAAGTATTTAGAATCAATAGATATCACTTTTTATAACACGACAAGTATTTAGAATCACAAAAAACTCCATATATAGAACTAAAGCATCGCGATACATCATTAATAATTTTAGTATTATGGTCGGAATGGTCTAACTACACGATGTTTTAAGTCACTATTTGTAGGAAAGAGAGCCACGCATAAAAAAAGACGACCAAAAATGCTCCCTTTATATAAATCTTTTATTTTCAAATTGCTTGTCAATGATGTCCATGGCCTAATGAACGAGTTCATCGTGATTAATTGCCATATTCTCAACAGCTATGCACGAAGGTAGTAATCTATCTTCCACTTTCATCAGTACATCATTAGGTAAATACAATGTGACAAAAACACCTCGCTACACAACAATTTTCAACGCCATGGATTAAGGAATCAATTGGATTTTCCACTCCTTGACGTTCTCCCATCGAAACTTATTCTCCATCAACTAGAATATCGAAGTAGTCGTGAACGATTCTGCCAAGAATCATATCAAGTACCTGCACTTGCCCTAACTTTGAGTACCGTCCTTCTAACGAAAATTGAAAACAGAAAACAGTCTATGTTCTATTTTAATCTTGCTCGACATTTTCCAACAAGTGGAGATTATTATCCTACAAAAGCTAGGTTCCCCCCCCATTAAGTATAAATAAATCGTTCAATACCTTTGAATAAGCTTACGGAAACTAGCACCCACTTCACATTTCAGTAACTTGAATAAGAAAAAGGTCAATCCGAATAACATGATTGACCTTTTTCTTCATCTGTTAGCCACTACGTAGCTTGTTCCTGCTCGGCCTTATTTCGCTGGGATAACTCCAACCAAAAATAAATACCTCCTAGATTCGCCACTGATACCATAGAACCTTCTGCTAAGTGATAAATCATAAGGGCAATCACTATCCAAAATCCAATAATATTTGATAGGGATTTACTATTTACAGATGCCCTACTCTTTCTTATCAATAAGTAGAAGATTACAAATAACCAAGTTATAAGACCCAGCACTCCAAAATAT from Sporosarcina sp. FSL K6-1522 includes the following:
- a CDS encoding lasso peptide biosynthesis B2 protein; translated protein: MNLLKSVRTFSRLDRKTKLLLVEAYCQLARGRYLKSIPFSKVAPSLGEQMKETSLTSISSNEGEVARVSKAIQLMSRYTFWESQCLVKAFAGMKMLEKRKIESTLYLGTARDEKGGMIAHAWLRSGPFYISGAEVMDRFTVVAKFAKEIHGTEMESGKIE
- a CDS encoding lasso peptide biosynthesis PqqD family chaperone gives rise to the protein MITQQIDVKNALFSQQPGNIVSDMDGEKVMLSIESGKYYNLGELGGEIWELMTEPISVEKLVTTLHSRYDVEQAMCEEHVISFLTQLLDEGLVNKN
- a CDS encoding aldolase, translating into MLSNTNPVYKAFGLTIASEVPLPEIPRHYGEGNAADVVIERADLSTEWARHSNTEQDFVLKENWLMFIIPETAIYLMEDGRKITVSPMDGADEDQIRLFLLGTCMGVILLHRKILPLHGSAIAINGKAYAIVGDSGAGKSTLASAFLQKGYQLLSDDVIPVTLNHENVPIVTPAYPQQKLWLESLDQFGMESTNYQPLFVRDTKFAIPVESQFATESIPLAGLFELVKGDHQEVIIQPIEKMQRFYTLLTHTYRNFFLQGSGLMEWHFDVSSKMMNKLHIHRISRPNARFTANELVDLLLTTIEKEEKLYDYSAN
- a CDS encoding paeninodin family lasso peptide; protein product: MKMEWQKPELEVLDVNQTMLGADGNRLDSAFPSGTGKPDLTFS
- a CDS encoding asparagine synthase-related protein, giving the protein MSALAGIYHMNGEPIDIQSGHDLMKALQKYPADAIQTWHLDSIFLGCHAQWITPESVGEPLPFYDYERQCAITADAIIDNRKELFERLQIDPSYQKQITDSELILRAYYKWGKDTPKFLLGDFAFMIWDQKHQRLFGARDFSGSRTLYYHRSYDRFAFCTIIEPLLVLPFVEKKVNEQWLAQYLALAGTVDAVDSTITPYQHIEQIPPSHSITIEKNKITLNRYSYITKGKVLKLKSNEEYVEAFQHVFQEAVTARLRTHGKVGSQLSGGLDSGAVVAFAAKKLQKENKPFHTFSYIPPADFEDFTPRYLIADERPYITSTADYVGGITTHYCDFKGRDSYSEIDDFLDVIEMPYKFFENSFWLKGIFEKAQEQDVRVLLNGDRGNFTVSWGFPLEYYSLLLKKMQWVRLHRELLDYRNNVGGSRLPRLKVIAKMGFPILDRIFPGDTPYKVPDLINPSFAEKMGVYPTFEKYGMDQTGWYAKPDIFLERKKHFEDVFQWNVSSTLASKLSLRYALWKRDPTNDLRVVQFCLSVPESQYVQNGVDRLLIRRATKNYLPDKVRLNQLVRGVQGADWVHRMLPNWEAFKEEAQQLRTDDRIREYVDGHALKEALTSLEQQPKAEYDTDIGYKFLMRALILQRFLKKFN